Proteins from one Acidimicrobiales bacterium genomic window:
- a CDS encoding methyltransferase domain-containing protein, with amino-acid sequence MIELGLRNDVYRRPLATALDRLGLREGWRCVDVGAGGGDVTVALAEIVGRDGRVYAVDSDPRSRDETAKAAAEHAQVIALTQAGEDLLLPEPVDLAFCRFLLMHVLDPVVVIRRMGETVRPGGWVVAQEPITSAGRIDGEPFSMAGARHPDVGARLPALALEAGLDIVDAWAEAPAGAGPGAVADYLAALTEVDPGDAAVVLPPLVTVVARRPAA; translated from the coding sequence GTGATCGAGCTCGGGCTGCGCAACGACGTGTACCGGCGGCCCCTGGCCACCGCCCTGGACCGGCTGGGGCTGCGGGAGGGCTGGCGCTGCGTGGACGTCGGCGCCGGTGGGGGCGACGTCACGGTGGCGCTGGCCGAGATCGTGGGCCGGGACGGTCGGGTGTACGCGGTCGACAGCGACCCACGCTCCCGCGACGAGACCGCCAAGGCGGCGGCCGAGCACGCCCAGGTGATCGCCCTCACCCAGGCCGGCGAGGACCTCCTCCTCCCCGAGCCCGTCGACCTGGCGTTCTGCCGCTTCCTCCTCATGCACGTGCTCGACCCGGTCGTGGTGATCCGGCGGATGGGCGAGACCGTCCGGCCGGGCGGCTGGGTCGTCGCCCAGGAGCCGATCACGTCCGCCGGGCGGATCGACGGCGAGCCTTTCTCCATGGCCGGCGCCCGCCACCCCGACGTCGGCGCCCGCCTGCCCGCCCTCGCCCTGGAGGCGGGCCTCGACATCGTCGACGCCTGGGCCGAGGCGCCGGCGGGGGCCGGCCCGGGGGCGGTGGCCGACTACCTGGCCGCCCTCACCGAGGTCGACCCGGGCGACGCCGCCGTCGTGCTCCCGCCGCTGGTCACCGTGGTCGCCCGCCGCCCGGCCGCCTGA